Proteins encoded in a region of the Nonomuraea helvata genome:
- a CDS encoding NAD-dependent succinate-semialdehyde dehydrogenase, translating into MSDPMNVLAPEHRRLRIGDAWRDAASGATFAVEDPATGKIIAEVADADVVDGLAALDVASQAMAEWAATPPRKRSELLTETYRALTERSEEVARLITLEMGKPLAEARGEVAYGAEFFRWFAEEAVRVEGRYNTAPAGGYRILTVPKPVGPCVFVTPWNFPLAMGARKIAPALAAGCTTITKPAAQTPLTMLFLARIMEEVGVPPGVVNVVTTERAGEVVSALLADRRTRKLSFTGSTEVGRVLLRQAADNVLRTSMELGGNAALIVCADADLDVALDGAMVAKMRNLGESCIAANRIYVEEPVREEFTARFAKRMGALSVGHGLDDGVDVGALIDEASVTKLDELVADAVNRGARVLVGGERPDGPGYFYPPTVLVDVPEDARLLKAEIFGPVAPIISFTSDDEVMAKANDTEHGLVGYVFTRDLQRALRFTEGLETGMIGINRGLISDPSAPFGGVKQSGIGKEGSHEGILEYLDVTYAAIDLP; encoded by the coding sequence ATGAGTGACCCGATGAACGTCCTGGCCCCCGAGCACCGGCGGCTCCGGATTGGCGACGCCTGGCGCGACGCCGCCAGCGGAGCCACCTTTGCCGTCGAGGACCCGGCCACCGGCAAGATCATCGCCGAGGTGGCCGACGCCGACGTCGTTGACGGGCTCGCCGCTCTGGACGTGGCGAGCCAGGCGATGGCGGAGTGGGCGGCGACCCCGCCGCGAAAACGGTCAGAGTTGTTGACCGAGACGTACCGCGCACTGACCGAGCGATCCGAGGAGGTCGCCCGGCTGATAACGCTCGAGATGGGCAAGCCGCTCGCCGAGGCCCGGGGAGAGGTGGCCTACGGCGCCGAGTTCTTCCGTTGGTTCGCCGAGGAGGCGGTGCGCGTCGAGGGGCGCTACAACACCGCTCCCGCTGGTGGATATCGCATCCTCACGGTGCCGAAGCCGGTCGGACCGTGCGTCTTCGTGACGCCCTGGAACTTTCCGTTGGCCATGGGTGCCCGCAAGATCGCTCCTGCGCTGGCGGCGGGCTGCACGACGATCACCAAGCCGGCAGCCCAGACGCCACTCACCATGCTGTTCCTGGCCCGCATCATGGAGGAGGTCGGCGTTCCCCCGGGGGTCGTCAACGTCGTGACAACCGAGCGTGCCGGCGAGGTGGTCTCAGCACTGCTGGCCGACCGCCGGACCCGCAAGCTTTCGTTCACCGGGTCGACCGAGGTCGGGCGCGTGCTGCTACGGCAGGCGGCGGACAACGTGCTGCGCACCTCCATGGAACTGGGCGGCAACGCGGCCTTGATCGTGTGTGCCGACGCGGACCTGGACGTCGCGCTTGACGGTGCCATGGTGGCCAAGATGCGCAACCTCGGGGAGTCCTGCATCGCGGCCAACCGCATCTACGTCGAGGAGCCGGTGCGCGAGGAGTTCACGGCGCGCTTCGCCAAGCGGATGGGCGCGCTCTCGGTGGGCCATGGTCTCGACGACGGCGTGGACGTCGGGGCGTTGATCGACGAGGCCTCGGTAACCAAGCTCGACGAGCTCGTCGCCGACGCGGTCAATCGCGGCGCCCGTGTCTTGGTGGGCGGCGAGCGTCCGGATGGGCCGGGTTACTTCTACCCGCCTACGGTCCTCGTCGACGTGCCCGAGGACGCGCGGCTGCTGAAGGCGGAAATCTTCGGCCCGGTGGCGCCGATCATCTCGTTCACGTCCGACGACGAGGTAATGGCGAAGGCCAACGACACCGAGCACGGCCTGGTCGGATACGTCTTCACCCGTGACCTCCAGCGGGCGCTCCGGTTCACCGAGGGGCTGGAGACGGGGATGATCGGCATCAACCGTGGTCTGATCTCGGACCCGTCAGCTCCGTTCGGAGGCGTGAAGCAGTCCGGGATCGGCAAGGAGGGGTCGCACGAGGGCATCCTTGAGTATCTCGACGTCACCTACGCGGCGATCGACCTACCGTGA
- a CDS encoding extracellular solute-binding protein has translation MLVATTMAACGGQDDSAPKAPATIPELTKDPLTLSFIWFDWPPAHALEAFANAEYAKERPNVTIKVKTVPNANWHDAMFTQFAAHKTDFDIPILDSQHIGEAVTNGNILDITDFVKKNIDVKAYNPYLLAAYGQFPQAETGKRDENASLYGLPLLGDTWTMIYRKDLIGDKPPQTWDQMISVAEKCQADHPGVSGLAFHQANGSDAAAVTYNTVNGVYGGNLWDPKTRKIDGVLNDAAGQEAMDVLVNKMKPLTAKGSGNWFIDEVNAAVAQGKACIAFNWIAASGGLLDPKQSTLGTTREQILDKLGFATLPSQKTNLVPLGGMGMHVSAYSPKANQAEALNFMKWFEQADIQKKWAAAGGVPSRTDALESPEFLNAGPFNQVYTDSVPRMRDMWNVPEYARLVDIENTNVNAALNGAKKPKDALDDIAKEQQGVLNSSSRKGGGGL, from the coding sequence ATGTTAGTGGCCACGACCATGGCGGCTTGCGGCGGCCAGGACGACAGCGCCCCCAAGGCACCGGCGACCATCCCGGAGCTCACCAAGGATCCGCTGACCCTCAGCTTCATCTGGTTCGACTGGCCCCCCGCCCACGCGCTGGAAGCCTTCGCGAACGCGGAGTACGCCAAGGAGCGGCCGAACGTGACCATCAAGGTCAAGACCGTGCCGAACGCGAACTGGCACGACGCGATGTTCACCCAGTTCGCCGCGCACAAGACCGACTTCGACATCCCGATCCTGGACTCGCAACACATCGGCGAGGCCGTGACGAACGGCAACATCCTCGACATCACCGACTTCGTCAAGAAGAACATCGATGTCAAGGCCTACAACCCGTATCTCCTGGCGGCCTACGGCCAGTTCCCCCAGGCGGAGACCGGGAAGCGCGACGAAAACGCCAGCCTGTACGGACTGCCGCTGCTCGGCGACACCTGGACGATGATCTACCGCAAGGACCTGATCGGCGACAAACCACCGCAGACCTGGGACCAGATGATCTCAGTCGCCGAGAAGTGCCAGGCGGACCACCCTGGCGTCAGCGGGCTGGCTTTCCACCAGGCCAACGGCTCCGACGCCGCGGCCGTAACCTACAACACGGTCAACGGCGTCTACGGCGGCAACCTCTGGGACCCCAAGACGCGCAAGATCGACGGCGTCCTCAACGACGCTGCGGGCCAGGAGGCGATGGACGTCCTGGTCAACAAGATGAAGCCGCTGACCGCCAAGGGCTCCGGCAACTGGTTCATCGACGAGGTGAACGCGGCGGTCGCCCAGGGCAAGGCATGCATCGCGTTCAACTGGATCGCCGCGAGCGGCGGCCTGCTTGACCCGAAGCAGTCGACGCTCGGCACCACCCGGGAGCAGATTCTCGACAAGCTGGGTTTTGCCACCCTGCCGAGCCAGAAGACGAACCTGGTGCCTCTCGGCGGCATGGGGATGCACGTGTCGGCCTACTCCCCCAAGGCGAACCAGGCGGAGGCCCTGAACTTCATGAAGTGGTTCGAGCAGGCTGACATCCAGAAGAAGTGGGCCGCGGCTGGTGGCGTGCCATCACGTACGGACGCCCTGGAGTCGCCCGAGTTCCTCAACGCCGGGCCGTTCAACCAGGTGTACACCGACTCGGTTCCGCGGATGCGGGACATGTGGAATGTGCCCGAGTACGCGCGCCTCGTCGACATCGAGAACACCAACGTGAACGCGGCTCTCAACGGCGCGAAGAAGCCGAAGGACGCGCTCGACGACATCGCCAAGGAGCAGCAGGGCGTGCTCAACTCCAGCAGCCGCAAGGGCGGCGGCGGACTGTGA
- a CDS encoding general stress protein translates to MIETAPAIASPVAGGDRPVVGSYDTCEQAREAVAFLADNGIPAHRVGIVGKNLRLMENVLGRMTTPRAAGMGAALGALFGLPSSLMVLLVAGPWAALLAGMAFGALLGAAFGVTACWAARGRGDLLIDQSLVAARYAVVADVAIADDARNLLIKHGWRTG, encoded by the coding sequence ATGATCGAGACCGCTCCGGCGATCGCATCTCCGGTCGCAGGCGGAGACCGGCCGGTGGTCGGCTCCTACGACACCTGCGAACAGGCCCGTGAGGCGGTCGCCTTCCTGGCCGACAACGGTATTCCGGCGCACCGGGTGGGCATCGTCGGTAAGAACCTGCGCCTGATGGAGAACGTTCTGGGCCGGATGACCACTCCCCGTGCGGCGGGCATGGGCGCTGCGCTCGGCGCCTTGTTTGGCCTGCCTTCCAGCCTGATGGTCCTACTGGTCGCGGGCCCGTGGGCGGCGCTGCTGGCGGGGATGGCCTTCGGCGCGCTGCTCGGCGCCGCCTTCGGCGTAACCGCGTGCTGGGCCGCGCGCGGCCGAGGCGACCTGTTGATCGACCAGTCGCTGGTAGCCGCCCGCTACGCTGTCGTGGCCGACGTGGCCATCGCCGACGACGCGCGCAACCTCTTGATCAAGCACGGCTGGCGCACCGGCTGA
- a CDS encoding Hsp20/alpha crystallin family protein, giving the protein MLLTSLDPFIQEFERQFDQLARRTFGTGTGALMPMDGLRRDDDVLLTFDLPGIDPESIEVTVDRGVLSVSARREEEIPEGERVFVRERPMGTFTRRVYLSEYLDSDKIDAGYANGVLKVRIPVLERAKPRKVEIQQGDVKAIRA; this is encoded by the coding sequence ATGCTGCTCACATCCCTCGACCCGTTCATCCAGGAGTTCGAGCGCCAGTTCGACCAGCTGGCCCGCCGGACCTTCGGCACCGGCACGGGCGCCCTCATGCCGATGGACGGTCTGCGCCGCGACGACGACGTGCTACTGACGTTCGACCTGCCCGGCATCGACCCCGAGTCCATCGAGGTCACCGTCGACCGCGGAGTGCTGAGCGTCAGCGCTCGCCGCGAGGAGGAGATCCCCGAGGGCGAGCGGGTCTTCGTCCGCGAACGCCCCATGGGCACCTTCACCCGCCGCGTCTACCTGTCGGAGTACCTCGACAGCGACAAGATCGACGCTGGGTACGCCAACGGCGTGCTGAAGGTCCGCATCCCCGTGCTCGAGCGGGCCAAGCCCCGCAAGGTCGAGATCCAGCAGGGCGACGTCAAGGCCATCCGGGCCTGA
- a CDS encoding MerR family transcriptional regulator, whose translation MISASRRERPRPTGAQPADHPVQAVEAAGSLGQRLDDEDYPAYSMGRAAEILGVTPAFLRSLGAAKLIEPLRSEGGHRRFSRYQLRLAARARELVDAGTQLEAACRIIILEDQLADALRINEELRQRH comes from the coding sequence ATGATTTCCGCCTCCAGGCGGGAGCGGCCCCGCCCCACCGGCGCTCAGCCAGCCGATCACCCGGTCCAGGCGGTCGAAGCGGCCGGCAGCCTCGGGCAGCGGCTCGATGACGAGGACTATCCCGCCTACAGCATGGGCCGGGCCGCCGAGATTCTCGGCGTCACCCCGGCGTTCCTGCGCAGCCTCGGCGCCGCCAAGCTGATCGAGCCGCTACGCAGCGAGGGCGGGCACCGCCGCTTCTCCCGCTACCAGCTGCGCCTGGCCGCCCGCGCCCGCGAACTCGTCGACGCCGGCACCCAGCTGGAAGCGGCCTGCCGCATCATCATCTTGGAAGACCAGCTCGCCGACGCGCTGCGCATCAACGAAGAACTCCGCCAGCGCCACTGA
- a CDS encoding MerR family transcriptional regulator, with protein sequence MAGMPFDDEHAPLYSLGQVAEMLHVQQAFLRRLDQHDVVSPHRSPGGQRRYSRHDIGLLQHVTTMTGQGMTLNAIRRILELEQEVRELRAALKRLT encoded by the coding sequence ATGGCCGGCATGCCGTTCGACGACGAGCACGCCCCGCTGTACTCCCTGGGCCAGGTCGCGGAGATGCTGCATGTGCAGCAGGCCTTCCTGCGCCGGCTCGACCAGCACGACGTGGTCAGCCCGCACCGCTCCCCCGGCGGGCAGCGCCGCTACTCCCGCCACGACATCGGGCTGCTGCAGCACGTCACCACGATGACCGGCCAGGGAATGACGCTCAACGCCATCCGCCGCATCCTCGAACTGGAGCAGGAAGTCCGCGAACTGCGTGCCGCCCTGAAGCGACTTACCTAG
- a CDS encoding carbohydrate ABC transporter permease translates to MAVSVDEAVSTGPARDHTPPARRFGGRGRSVLEVALLTVLAVVMLFPVLWMIETSIKENRDVYAIPAKFFDFKVTMDHFKDVFVASGGGRSTLSVSFLNSVVVAGVSTALATVLGVPAAWAYSRFAVKAKKDQLFFILSTRFMPPVVVVIPIFLMYRQVGLIDTKLGLILIYAAFNVPFTIWMMKGFVDEVPAEYEDAAMLDGYTRLQAFWRFTLPLLLPGIAATAVFALIFSWNEFVFAIFLTSSDNVRTAPPAIAGLIGGTTVDWGLVAAASVVFALPVLVFAYLVRKHLVAGVTLGAVRR, encoded by the coding sequence ATGGCCGTCTCCGTCGACGAGGCCGTGTCCACAGGTCCTGCCCGGGATCACACGCCCCCCGCGCGCCGCTTCGGCGGCCGGGGCCGCTCCGTGCTGGAGGTCGCGCTGCTGACCGTGCTGGCCGTCGTGATGCTCTTTCCGGTGCTGTGGATGATCGAGACGTCCATCAAGGAGAACCGGGACGTCTACGCCATCCCGGCCAAGTTCTTCGACTTCAAGGTCACTATGGACCATTTCAAGGACGTGTTCGTCGCCTCCGGCGGCGGTCGTTCGACCTTGTCCGTCTCGTTCCTCAACTCCGTCGTGGTCGCCGGGGTCTCCACGGCGCTGGCCACCGTGCTGGGGGTCCCGGCGGCCTGGGCCTACTCACGCTTCGCCGTGAAGGCCAAGAAGGACCAACTGTTCTTCATCCTGTCCACCCGCTTCATGCCGCCCGTGGTGGTCGTGATCCCGATCTTCCTCATGTACCGCCAAGTCGGACTCATCGACACCAAGCTCGGCCTGATCCTCATCTACGCCGCGTTCAACGTCCCGTTCACGATCTGGATGATGAAGGGGTTCGTCGACGAGGTGCCCGCAGAGTACGAGGATGCCGCCATGCTCGACGGCTACACCCGCTTGCAGGCGTTCTGGCGATTTACCCTTCCCCTGCTCCTGCCCGGCATCGCCGCGACGGCGGTCTTCGCACTCATCTTCTCGTGGAACGAGTTCGTGTTCGCCATCTTCCTTACCTCCAGCGACAACGTGCGGACGGCCCCACCTGCCATCGCCGGCCTCATCGGTGGAACCACTGTGGACTGGGGACTCGTGGCCGCCGCCTCAGTAGTGTTCGCCCTACCGGTGCTCGTCTTCGCCTACCTGGTGCGCAAGCACCTCGTCGCCGGTGTGACGCTCGGGGCGGTGCGACGCTGA
- a CDS encoding sugar ABC transporter permease, protein MSDRGLAVAFISPALLLLLAMSVFPLLWALYLSFTDYSATRGGPAHFIWFENYTAILASAQVHLRALTTLIYVFGAVALQTVLGFAIAYLISRRTHGRGLLTTLFLVPMMLSPVVVGLFWRFMLDAQFGVINSMLGSLGLGQVEWLTRQRTALISLIVVDTWQWTPFIMLIALAGLTAVPKYLYEAASIDRASEWFRFRTITLPLVWPLLLIAVLFRAIEAFRLFDLVYILTSGGPGVSTETLSFHVYKVAFLGFNTGTASAYGILMVLVVVVLTQLYLRYLNKLKED, encoded by the coding sequence TTGAGCGACCGCGGGCTCGCCGTGGCCTTCATCTCCCCCGCGCTGCTGCTGTTGCTCGCAATGTCGGTGTTCCCGTTGCTGTGGGCGTTGTACCTGTCTTTCACCGACTACTCGGCCACCCGCGGGGGGCCCGCCCATTTCATCTGGTTCGAGAACTACACCGCCATCCTGGCTTCGGCGCAGGTCCACCTGAGGGCCTTGACGACGTTGATCTACGTGTTCGGCGCGGTCGCCCTGCAGACCGTGCTCGGTTTCGCCATCGCCTACCTGATCTCACGGCGCACGCACGGGCGAGGACTGCTGACCACTCTGTTCCTGGTTCCGATGATGCTGTCGCCGGTCGTGGTCGGGCTGTTCTGGCGATTTATGCTCGACGCGCAATTCGGCGTGATCAACAGCATGCTCGGCTCGCTCGGCCTGGGGCAGGTGGAGTGGCTCACCCGGCAGCGAACGGCACTGATTTCCCTGATCGTGGTCGACACCTGGCAATGGACGCCGTTCATCATGCTCATCGCACTTGCGGGCCTTACCGCGGTTCCCAAGTACTTGTACGAGGCCGCCTCGATCGATCGGGCGTCCGAGTGGTTCCGGTTCCGCACCATCACTCTTCCGCTGGTGTGGCCGCTGCTCCTCATTGCCGTGTTGTTCAGGGCCATCGAGGCCTTCCGGCTGTTCGACCTCGTCTACATCCTCACCAGCGGAGGTCCGGGGGTCTCCACCGAGACGTTGTCGTTCCACGTCTACAAGGTCGCGTTCCTGGGCTTCAACACCGGAACCGCCTCGGCGTACGGGATCCTCATGGTCCTCGTCGTCGTCGTCCTTACGCAGCTCTACCTGCGCTACTTGAACAAGCTCAAGGAGGACTGA
- a CDS encoding ABC transporter ATP-binding protein — protein sequence MGTVAVHGLCKSFGKVQALDGVTLDVPDGSFFVVLGPSGAGKTTTLRAIAGLEKLDAGSVHLDGRDATGDAPAARDLAMVFQNYALYPRHTAYENIASPLRARRCSSSEIAAAVEQMSSLLHIERLLQRRPAQLSGGEMQRVALARALVRRPRAFLMDEPLTNLDLKLRVEMRTELTRIHRSLGATFVYVTNDQVEALSMADQVAVLKEGKVQQVGTPTEVYERPANQWVAGFVGSPPISLLACHAEGDRLVGAEGWTLPRPRWTTAEDGRPLLLGVRAEDLSVEQRGDASLSGELYGLEPLGDRTVVDVRVGTEILKVKARTTVTGTPGERLLVTVDLDRAHLFDAGTGLALSEAGR from the coding sequence ATGGGAACCGTGGCAGTGCACGGGCTGTGCAAGTCCTTCGGTAAAGTCCAGGCCCTGGACGGGGTGACGCTGGACGTGCCGGACGGATCGTTCTTCGTCGTGCTCGGGCCCTCCGGGGCAGGCAAGACGACGACCCTGCGAGCGATCGCCGGCCTTGAGAAGCTTGACGCCGGGTCGGTGCATCTGGACGGGAGGGACGCGACCGGTGACGCCCCGGCCGCACGCGACCTGGCCATGGTCTTCCAGAACTACGCCCTCTACCCGCGGCACACGGCGTACGAGAACATCGCTTCGCCGCTGCGGGCACGCCGCTGTTCTTCGAGCGAGATCGCCGCTGCCGTCGAGCAGATGTCGAGCCTGCTGCACATCGAACGTCTGCTGCAGCGTCGTCCGGCGCAGTTGTCGGGCGGTGAGATGCAGCGTGTCGCCCTGGCCCGGGCGCTGGTCCGTCGCCCGCGCGCGTTTCTCATGGACGAGCCGCTGACGAACCTCGACCTCAAGCTCCGCGTCGAGATGCGCACCGAGCTCACCCGCATCCACCGGAGCCTCGGAGCAACCTTCGTCTACGTGACCAACGACCAGGTCGAGGCCCTGTCCATGGCCGACCAGGTCGCGGTCCTGAAGGAGGGGAAGGTGCAACAGGTCGGAACGCCGACCGAGGTGTACGAGCGTCCAGCCAACCAGTGGGTCGCGGGATTCGTCGGGAGCCCGCCGATCAGCCTGCTCGCCTGCCACGCCGAGGGAGATCGTCTGGTCGGGGCGGAAGGCTGGACGCTGCCGCGGCCCCGCTGGACCACGGCTGAGGACGGTCGTCCGCTGCTGCTGGGCGTGCGCGCGGAGGACCTGTCCGTCGAGCAGCGTGGGGACGCGTCGTTGTCGGGTGAGCTCTACGGGCTTGAGCCGCTCGGTGACCGAACGGTGGTCGACGTCCGAGTGGGAACGGAGATCCTCAAGGTCAAGGCACGAACCACCGTCACCGGTACGCCGGGCGAGCGGCTGCTTGTCACGGTCGACCTGGACCGTGCGCACCTGTTCGATGCGGGCACCGGGCTGGCGCTGTCCGAGGCCGGGAGGTAA
- a CDS encoding iron-containing alcohol dehydrogenase, translated as MLETVRGPRQLIVGEGVAQNIPRVVAECGSRVLIVTDRVLLEQPGVAEIVAAVREKVEVVGVFADATPDVPLADVALAVSVAAEVEADVILAIGGGTVIDLAKIVGVIRCHGGTPRDFYGESKVPGPTIPLVAVPTTSGTGSELTPVSVLTDPDRELKVGVSSVHIVPDFAIVDPELTYTCPATVTAHSGIDAFCHAVESYTARPRAHGPRDPVEQVFLGRNPITDHYALLAAERIARSLPHVVRDGGDKDARADMSYGSMLAGLAFSHAGNAAPHALQYPIGAATHTPHGLGVGLLLPYALDAARDAIGDRLTILAGVCGLDVTDASDAEAADTFLTWLDGLLADIGIPASLADIGVARADLPRFAEMASGVTRLIQNHPGPTDTASLTAILEAAWLGDRTRHVLTPEQR; from the coding sequence ATGCTTGAGACCGTCCGCGGACCACGCCAGCTGATAGTGGGCGAAGGGGTCGCGCAGAACATCCCACGAGTGGTGGCCGAGTGTGGCTCGCGAGTCCTCATCGTGACCGACCGGGTTCTTCTGGAACAGCCGGGCGTGGCCGAGATCGTGGCCGCCGTGCGGGAGAAGGTCGAAGTCGTCGGGGTGTTCGCCGACGCGACTCCGGACGTGCCACTCGCCGATGTCGCCCTGGCCGTCTCGGTCGCCGCAGAGGTGGAAGCCGACGTAATCCTCGCCATCGGGGGTGGCACTGTGATCGACCTCGCCAAAATCGTCGGCGTCATCCGGTGCCACGGTGGGACGCCGCGCGACTTCTACGGCGAGTCGAAGGTGCCGGGGCCGACGATTCCTCTCGTCGCGGTCCCGACGACGTCAGGCACCGGCTCCGAGCTCACGCCCGTCTCGGTGTTGACCGACCCGGACCGCGAGCTGAAGGTGGGGGTCTCCAGCGTCCACATCGTGCCCGACTTCGCCATCGTCGACCCCGAGCTCACCTACACCTGCCCTGCGACCGTCACCGCCCATTCCGGCATCGACGCGTTCTGTCACGCGGTGGAGAGCTACACCGCGCGACCCCGGGCCCACGGACCGCGCGACCCGGTGGAGCAGGTCTTCCTCGGCCGCAACCCGATCACCGATCACTACGCGCTCCTGGCCGCGGAGCGGATCGCCCGCAGCTTGCCCCATGTCGTCAGGGACGGAGGCGACAAGGACGCGCGCGCGGACATGTCGTATGGGTCCATGCTAGCCGGGCTCGCATTTTCCCACGCAGGCAACGCGGCTCCGCACGCCCTCCAATACCCCATCGGCGCAGCCACCCACACACCGCACGGCCTGGGCGTCGGGCTGCTGCTGCCCTACGCGCTGGACGCGGCCAGGGATGCCATCGGCGACCGGTTGACCATCCTTGCCGGGGTGTGCGGGCTCGACGTGACCGACGCCTCGGATGCCGAGGCCGCAGATACGTTCCTCACCTGGCTCGACGGGCTCCTTGCCGACATCGGCATCCCTGCCAGCTTGGCGGACATCGGCGTGGCACGCGCCGACCTCCCGCGCTTCGCGGAGATGGCCAGTGGCGTCACCCGCTTGATCCAGAACCATCCAGGCCCGACCGACACCGCCAGCCTGACCGCGATCCTCGAAGCGGCCTGGCTCGGGGACCGGACCCGACACGTCCTGACTCCGGAGCAGAGATAG
- a CDS encoding GntR family transcriptional regulator, producing the protein MDDEAMIARRRGAMTAGMPPGRSRGRLADEVYDTLLGQLMSLRIEPGSRVTIDALARELGVSQTPIRDALNRMEAEGLVVRVPHAGYRIPPQITRHRFEDMLEVRLLLEPAAARRSAERASPKQVAGLRRLLEEMAELEGGDGLMAYGAFGLRDAAFHDLVALSAENEVIREALARLHTHVHLFRLLHDTQVTHLAMAEHEEVLAAIAARDPDAAAYAMRRHILLSGERFRRLFDETKGADGMADMA; encoded by the coding sequence ATGGACGACGAGGCGATGATCGCGCGGCGCCGTGGGGCCATGACGGCCGGAATGCCACCGGGAAGATCTCGCGGCCGGCTTGCCGACGAGGTGTACGACACGCTGCTCGGACAGCTGATGTCGCTACGGATCGAGCCTGGCTCTCGCGTCACGATCGACGCCCTGGCGCGAGAGCTGGGGGTCTCGCAGACGCCGATCCGAGACGCTCTGAACCGCATGGAGGCCGAGGGCCTGGTCGTGCGTGTGCCCCATGCCGGCTATCGCATTCCCCCCCAAATCACCCGTCACCGATTCGAGGACATGCTTGAGGTCCGCCTGCTCCTCGAGCCGGCAGCGGCGCGCAGATCCGCCGAACGCGCATCCCCGAAGCAGGTGGCCGGTCTGCGACGACTGCTGGAGGAGATGGCGGAGCTGGAGGGGGGCGACGGGCTCATGGCCTATGGCGCCTTCGGGCTACGCGACGCCGCTTTTCACGATCTCGTCGCCCTGAGCGCGGAGAACGAGGTCATCCGCGAAGCGCTCGCTCGCCTGCACACGCATGTGCACCTGTTCCGGCTTCTCCACGACACCCAGGTCACTCACTTGGCCATGGCCGAGCACGAAGAAGTTCTGGCCGCGATCGCCGCGCGTGACCCCGACGCCGCCGCCTACGCCATGCGTCGGCACATCCTGCTGTCCGGCGAGCGGTTCCGACGATTGTTCGACGAGACCAAGGGCGCGGACGGAATGGCGGACATGGCTTGA
- a CDS encoding ABC transporter ATP-binding protein, which yields MAGIEVTALHKRYPDGTVAVDHVDLSIGDGELFVMLGPSGCGKTTTLRAIAGLERQTTGDIRIGNTLVNDLPPAERDIAMVFQFYALYPHLRTRDNLAFPLRAEGLPKAEVRERVDEAARLMRLGPLLDRRPRRLSGGEQQRVALARALVRRPRAFLMDEPLTNLDAELRADMRTEIKHLQGELGTTMVYVTHDQVEAMSLGHRIAILNKGRVEQIGTPLEVYDRPASLFCAAFIGSPPMNLIEVEVADGKLRSQGGLVLTPPPGLPRDRCLVAGVRPEALEVTEPGAERSVPARVVSAEWLGDEIIYVVDHGGQRDVRVRMPPIVRFAADAPVGLRHTGGTPAVYDVSTEALVA from the coding sequence ATGGCGGGCATCGAGGTGACCGCCCTGCACAAGCGCTACCCGGACGGGACGGTCGCAGTTGATCACGTGGACCTGTCCATCGGCGACGGCGAGCTGTTCGTGATGCTCGGCCCTTCGGGTTGCGGCAAGACGACCACGCTGCGGGCCATAGCCGGCCTGGAGAGGCAGACGACGGGCGACATCCGCATCGGCAACACGCTGGTCAACGACCTGCCGCCCGCCGAGCGCGACATCGCCATGGTGTTCCAGTTCTACGCTCTCTACCCGCATCTGAGAACCCGCGACAACCTGGCGTTCCCACTGCGGGCCGAGGGACTGCCCAAGGCGGAGGTGCGCGAGCGGGTCGACGAGGCCGCCCGGCTGATGCGGCTCGGTCCGCTCCTGGACCGGCGACCGCGCCGGCTGTCCGGCGGGGAGCAGCAGCGCGTCGCGCTTGCTCGCGCCCTGGTGCGACGACCGCGCGCATTCCTCATGGACGAACCTCTCACCAATCTGGACGCGGAGCTGAGGGCGGACATGCGCACGGAGATCAAGCACCTACAGGGGGAGCTGGGGACGACGATGGTCTACGTCACCCACGACCAAGTCGAGGCGATGTCGCTCGGTCACAGAATCGCCATCCTCAACAAGGGCCGCGTCGAGCAGATCGGCACGCCGCTGGAAGTCTACGACCGTCCGGCGAGTCTTTTCTGCGCCGCATTCATCGGCTCCCCGCCGATGAACCTGATTGAGGTGGAGGTGGCCGACGGGAAGCTGCGCAGTCAGGGCGGACTGGTCCTCACGCCACCGCCAGGCCTGCCGCGCGACCGTTGCCTGGTCGCAGGCGTCCGGCCGGAGGCGCTGGAAGTCACAGAACCAGGGGCGGAACGTTCGGTCCCGGCCCGCGTGGTCTCGGCGGAGTGGCTGGGCGACGAAATCATCTACGTGGTTGACCACGGCGGCCAGCGCGACGTACGTGTTCGGATGCCACCGATTGTCCGTTTCGCCGCTGACGCACCGGTCGGGCTGCGGCACACCGGCGGGACCCCGGCGGTCTACGACGTGAGCACGGAAGCGCTGGTGGCCTGA